A section of the Triticum dicoccoides isolate Atlit2015 ecotype Zavitan chromosome 7A, WEW_v2.0, whole genome shotgun sequence genome encodes:
- the LOC119331816 gene encoding uncharacterized membrane protein YjcL-like, producing the protein MSPSLLQCYFGRWLWLLLFTSVWENRGNTWPSAALPRHNKRTEDLDRAAGMPPLAASLLVPSPSPPCHLLLRRRPRAGSLRPLAPRLPRLWRDGCQPPRLRHVRPPRAVRIIAPGDQWGNWAFLLSAAAFGTWAEERTAWGAALSGALVSILAGLAAASAGLVAPGAPAQAVVMEYLLPVAVPLLLLGADLHRVVRTTGDLLKAFLIGSVATVIGTTLAYLLFPMRSLGQDSWKIAAALMGSYIGGAVNFVAISEALGTTPSVVAAGVAADNLISALYFTALFALASKIPPEAKSATSPEDGGEGEPRGSMSVLHGGAALALSFAICRAGSGIAAGLGVAAGGTLPCVTALVVALATALPGLLGRLAPSGETMALILMQVFFAVVGANGSVVDAVTKAPAVFAFAAVQVAVHLAVVLGAGRLAGLDRKQLLIASNANVGGPTTAAAMATAKG; encoded by the exons ATGTCGCCATCGCTTCTCCAATGTTATTTCGGCCGTTGGCTTTGGTTGCTTCTGTTCACGAGCGTGTGGGAGAACAGAGGGAACACTTGGCCCAGCGCTGCGTTGCCGCGCCACAACAAACGAACAGAGGATTTGGATCGCGCGGCCGGCATGCCGCCGCTGGCCGCCTCCCTGCTCGTCCCCTCCCCCTCGCCGCCGTGCCATCTCCTCCTCCGACGCCGACCTCGCGCCGGCAGCCTCCGGCCTCTGGCGCCTCGGCTGCCGCGCCTCTGGCGTGACGGGTGCCAGCCGCCTCGGCTCCGGCATGTCCGGCCGCCCCGCGCCGTGCGCATCATCGCGCCCGGCGACCAGTGGGGCAACTGGGCGTTCCTCCTCTCCGCCGCGGCCTTCGGCACCTG GGCGGAGGAGCGGACGGCGTGGGGCGCGGCGCTGAGCGGGGCGCTGGTGAGCATCCTGGCGGGGCTGGCGGCGGCGTCGGCCGGGTTGGTGGCGCCCGGCGCGCCCGCGCAGGCCGTCGTCATGGAGTACTTGCTCCCCGTCGCCGTGCCGCTCCTGCTCCTCGGCGCCGACCTCCACCGCGTCGTCCGCACCACCGGCGACCTCCTCAAGGCCTTCCTCATCGGATCAG TTGCAACTGTAATCGGCACAACGCTGGCTTATCTGCTGTTCCCGATGCGGTCTCTCGGCCAGGATAGCTGGAAGATCGCCGCCGCTCTCATGGGGAGCTACATTGGCGGAG CGGTGAATTTCGTGGCGATCTCGGAGGCGCTGGGCACGACGCCGTCGGTGGTGGCGGCCGGCGTGGCGGCGGACAACCTCATCTCGGCGCTCTACTTCACGGCCCTCTTCGCGCTGGCGTCCAAGATACCGCCGGAGGCCAAGAGCGCCACGTCCCCggaggacggcggcgagggcgagccCCGGGGCAGCATGTCGGTGCTGCACGGCGGCGCGGCGCTGGCGCTGTCGTTCGCGATCTGCAGGGCCGGCTCGGGGATCGCGGCGGGGCTGGGCGTGGCCGCCGGCGGCACGCTGCCGTGCGTGACGGCGTTGGTGGTGGCCCTGGCGACGGCGCTCCCGGGCTTGCTGGGCCGGCTCGCGCCGTCGGGGGAGACCATGGCGCTGATCCTCATGCAGGTGTTCTTCGCGGTGGTGGGCGCCAACGGCAGCGTGGTGGACGCGGTGACCAAGGCGCCCGCCGTGTTCGCCTTCGCAGCGGTGCAGGTGGCCGTGCACCTCGCCGTGGTGCTCGGGGCCGGGAGGCTGGCGGGGCTGGACAGGAAGCAGCTGCTCATCGCGTCCAACGCCAACGTCGGCGGGCCGACCACGGCCGCCGCCATGGCGACGGCGAAAGGCTGA